In the genome of Sorangium aterium, one region contains:
- a CDS encoding carboxypeptidase-like regulatory domain-containing protein gives MAGCSCGDTGGTAPIASGGAGPGGFGPGGGSGSGGGFGGFPAIASGSGVGGAGDCEGLECQQVECENGAKTTVSGTVYDPSGKLPLYNVIVYVPNAPLDPIPDGATCDQCSATLSGSPLVTALTDTEGKFVLEDVPVGENIPLVVQVGKWRREMTLPVVKRCEDTATDAGIIRLPRNQSEGHIPKIALTTGGADPLECLLHKLGIDESEFTPETGTGRINLFAGRGDVDHVVTTRYADGLNEGVEFTPATSLWGTVEALRQYDMVILACEGDPHQEDKPGPARQAMLDYTSLGGRVFASHWHNVWLKKGPAPFPDTAVWDNNIEDPESPLTARVDTTLPKGQALAEWLVNVGASDVPGEIVINGAQHTVSDVTEGISTRWIYYDEPEPPGVQYFTFNTPVDAAEDQQCGRLVFTDIHVSAADLTGPPFPGGCSTEELSAQEKALLFMLFDLSSCIVPDDEPPPIPIPQ, from the coding sequence ATGGCTGGATGCTCCTGCGGAGATACCGGGGGCACGGCGCCCATAGCATCCGGCGGCGCGGGGCCTGGCGGCTTCGGGCCTGGCGGCGGGAGTGGAAGCGGCGGTGGCTTCGGCGGCTTCCCGGCGATCGCCAGCGGGAGCGGCGTCGGAGGCGCAGGGGACTGCGAGGGCCTCGAGTGCCAGCAGGTCGAATGCGAGAACGGGGCGAAGACCACGGTGAGCGGCACCGTATACGACCCCTCGGGCAAACTGCCGCTCTACAACGTGATCGTCTACGTCCCGAATGCGCCGCTCGATCCCATCCCCGACGGCGCGACCTGTGATCAGTGCAGCGCGACGCTCTCCGGCTCACCCCTCGTGACGGCGCTGACCGATACGGAAGGAAAGTTCGTCCTGGAGGACGTGCCGGTCGGCGAGAACATCCCGCTGGTGGTCCAGGTGGGCAAATGGCGCCGCGAGATGACGCTCCCCGTGGTCAAGCGATGCGAGGACACCGCGACGGACGCCGGGATTATCCGGTTGCCGCGCAACCAATCGGAGGGGCACATCCCGAAGATCGCGCTCACGACGGGCGGCGCCGATCCGCTCGAGTGCTTGCTGCACAAGCTCGGGATCGATGAGAGCGAGTTCACGCCGGAGACCGGGACCGGACGGATCAACCTGTTCGCCGGCCGCGGGGACGTCGATCACGTGGTGACGACGCGCTATGCGGATGGCCTGAATGAAGGCGTGGAGTTCACCCCGGCCACGAGCCTCTGGGGGACCGTCGAGGCCCTGCGCCAGTACGACATGGTGATCCTCGCCTGCGAGGGCGATCCGCACCAGGAAGACAAGCCCGGCCCCGCGCGCCAGGCCATGTTGGACTATACCTCGCTCGGCGGGCGCGTGTTCGCGTCCCACTGGCACAACGTCTGGCTGAAGAAGGGGCCGGCGCCGTTCCCGGACACGGCGGTCTGGGACAACAACATCGAGGACCCGGAGAGCCCCCTCACGGCGCGCGTGGACACCACGCTCCCGAAGGGGCAAGCCCTCGCGGAGTGGCTCGTCAACGTCGGCGCGTCGGACGTCCCCGGCGAGATCGTGATCAACGGCGCGCAGCACACGGTGAGCGACGTGACCGAAGGCATCTCGACCCGGTGGATCTATTACGATGAACCCGAGCCGCCCGGGGTCCAGTACTTCACCTTCAACACGCCCGTCGACGCCGCAGAAGATCAGCAGTGCGGGCGCCTCGTGTTCACGGACATCCATGTCTCTGCGGCGGACCTCACGGGCCCGCCCTTCCCGGGGGGGTGCTCCACGGAGGAGCTGAGCGCTCAGGAGAAGGCGCTGCTCTTCATGCTGTTCGACCTGTCGTCCTGCATCGTGCCCGACGACGAGCCGCCGCCGATCCCCATCCCCCAGTGA